The bacterium genome includes a region encoding these proteins:
- a CDS encoding GNAT family protein — translation MIEFLPVRADLKSGLFENAQYLPFILELFFKNKRLLSDDYFPEEDAELLDFIVGEINAIYPWFLVGVLDGEVLGAAWITHWHYPHSCQLHACIDRKFWGKTSLSATEEILSYIQQKTGIIRVQMEIPEFNAVAVNFAKKSGFIEEGLIRCATLKKGKPLNHVLLGRILNN, via the coding sequence ATGATTGAATTTTTACCTGTCAGGGCGGATTTAAAATCCGGCCTGTTTGAAAATGCCCAATATTTGCCGTTTATTCTCGAGCTGTTCTTTAAAAACAAGCGTCTTCTCTCAGATGACTACTTTCCCGAGGAGGATGCAGAGCTTTTGGATTTTATTGTCGGGGAAATCAACGCTATTTATCCGTGGTTTCTTGTCGGGGTTTTAGATGGCGAGGTTTTAGGCGCGGCTTGGATTACACATTGGCATTATCCGCATTCCTGCCAGCTGCATGCTTGTATTGACAGGAAATTTTGGGGAAAGACTTCTTTATCTGCGACGGAAGAAATATTAAGTTATATTCAGCAAAAAACAGGTATAATAAGGGTTCAGATGGAAATTCCCGAGTTTAACGCCGTAGCAGTGAATTTTGCCAAAAAATCAGGATTTATTGAAGAAGGGTTAATCAGGTGTGCAACGCTTAAAAAAGGCAAACCCCTGAATCATGTGCTTTTAGGGCGTATTTTAAATAACTGA